A region from the Salvia splendens isolate huo1 chromosome 15, SspV2, whole genome shotgun sequence genome encodes:
- the LOC121767013 gene encoding protein GFS12-like, with translation MREIERKSYWMVGIESLAFSNNVPTDYFVWQNATKCLIRVFQQIGPDSTALYVLPKLKELFDEFAFSQKNTYSVNLTGNMSGSKVKVGEEDCIENRMDLVLLLYPQFASLLGIERLRQCCATWLLIEQFLLRHHNWRWECAGDSYRSVPDIPSGRRLSQKGSASENTSAKLLLNGVGWSRPQSHGKKSTKTITPSKSMYELYQNPAETIGTTSSLGVQEPWYWFPSPASNWNGLDFATRAGGLKVELPWKIRASIVQSVRAHHGALRSFVVCQNEYNVFTVGVGPGFKGNIQKWDLSRVDCMSSYNGHDEVVNDIFDLASSGRVASCDGIVHIWNGQTGRLISMFSERSLASSTQLAERYEDNMLHFNPLPMLSSAFHGNSYTTMDFLGFCDRLIVGTGNGSLRFIDVNQGQKLHLWRSESVDSGFPPLISSICSSSSNRMSPEESMAFSSWIAAASSTGQCRLFDLRSGKIISSWQAHDGYVTEVWTGMSIQMLKR, from the exons atgagagagatagaaaggaAAAGTTATTGGA TGGTAGGTATTGAAAGTTTAGCATTTTCAAACAATGTGCCTACTGATTACTTTGTTTGGCAGAATGCTACCAAGTGTCTTATCAGAGTTTTCCAGCAGATTGGCCCAGATTCAACTGCATTGTATGTTCTGCCAAAACTAAAGGAGTTATTCGACGAGTTTGCTTTTTCTCAGAAGAACACATATTCTGTTAATTTGACTGGGAACATGTCAGGGTCTAAAGTGAAAGTGGGTGAGGAAGATTGCATTGAAAACCGAATGGACTTGGT GTTACTTTTATATCCTCAATTTGCTTCTCTACTTGGAATAGAGAGACTCCGCCAGTGCTGTGCTACATGGTTGCTCATTGAGCAGTTCCTTTTACGACATCATAATTGGagg TGGGAATGTGCAGGGGATTCCTATCGAAGTGTTCCAGATATCCCAAGTGGTAGAAGACTCTCTCAGAAGGGCTCAGCATCTGAAAATACATCTGCTAAACTCTTACTCAATGGGGTTGGATGGTCAAGACCACAATCACATGGTAAAAAGAGTACCAAAACCATCACACCGAGTAAAAGTATGTATGAGTTGTACCAGAATCCGGCTGAGACGATTGGAACAACTTCAAGTTTAGGAGTGCAGGAACCTTGGTATTGGTTTCCTAGTCCTGCATCTAATTGGAATGGGCTTGATTTTGCAACTCGTGCTGGAGGTCTGAAGGTTGAACTTCCATGGAAAATCAGAGCATCTATCGTACAATCTGTTCGTGCACATCATGGAGCTCTGAGATCTTTTGTTGTTTGTCAGAATGAGTATAATGTTTTCACAGTAGGAGTTGGGCCAGGATTCAAGGGAAATATTCAGAAGTGGGATTTGTCAAGGGTGGACTGCATGTCAAGCTATAATGGTCATGATGAG GTTGTAAATGACATTTTTGATTTGGCATCCTCTGGACGTGTAGCTTCTTGTGATGGAATAGTGCATATATGGAATGGACAGACTGGAAGACTGATTTCCATGTTCTCTGAACGGTCTTTGGCATCCTCGACACAATTGGCAGAAAGATATGAAGATAACATGCTTCATTTTAATCCATTACCAATGCTAAGTAGTGCTTTTCACGGGAATTCTTACACTACTATGGACTTTCTGGGGTTCTGTGATAGACTTATTGTGGGTACTGGAAATGGATCTCTAAG ATTCATTGATGTCAATCAAGGTCAGAAACTTCATCTATGGAGGAGTGAATCTGTTGATTCTGGTTTCCCTCCCCTTATATCATCCATTTGCTCGTCTAGCTCTAATAGAATGTCTCCCGAGGAAAGTATGGCATTTTCGTCGTGGATTGCGGCTGCGTCCAGCACTGGGCAATGTAGGTTGTTTGACTTGAGAAGTGGAAAGATTATTTCTTCATGGCAGGCTCATGATGGATATGTGACAGAGGTATGGACTGGTATGAGTATCCAAATGCTTAAAAGATAA